In the Anastrepha obliqua isolate idAnaObli1 chromosome 1, idAnaObli1_1.0, whole genome shotgun sequence genome, one interval contains:
- the LOC129235986 gene encoding phosphatidylethanolamine-binding protein homolog F40A3.3-like, with protein sequence MEANGIIPDIIDTKPKALLEVNYPSGVKADLGKELTPTQVKDQPTVTWKAESDALYTLVMVDPDAPSRAEPTYREILHWLVINIPANKVAEGQTVAEYVGSGPPEGTGLHRYIFLVFKQPAKIDTTKFISKTSREGRLKVKTRDYIAKYNLGEPVAGNFYQAQYDDYVPILKAQFTE encoded by the exons ATGGAGGCGAACGGCATTATTCCGGACATTATCGATACCAAACCCAAAGCACTACTGGAG GTGAACTATCCCAGTGGTGTGAAGGCGGATTTGGGTAAAGAACTCACTCCAACTCAGGTAAAAGATCAACCCACAGTTACTTGGAAAGCGGAGAGCGATGCTTTATACACTTTGGTAATGGTAGACCCAGATGCACCATCGCGTGCTGAACCAACATATCGTGAAATTTTGCACTGGCTTGTAATCAATATTCCAGCCAATAAAGTAGCTGAAGGTCAAACAGTCGCTGAATACGTTGGTTCTGGCCCTCCAGAAGGAACTGGTCTGCACCGCTACATCTTTCTAGTCTTCAAACAGCCAGCCAAGATTGAtactacaaaatttatttccaaaac GTCTCGTGAAGGTCGCCTTAAAGTGAAGACAAGAGATTATATTGCCAAGTATAATTTGGGTGAACCGGTTGCTGGAAACTTCTACCAGGCACAATACGATGATTATGTGCCCATATTAAAAGCGCAATTTACTGAGTGA
- the LOC129235985 gene encoding valacyclovir hydrolase: MIQVRSSLYSRVLRPIMNLATLHRENHTEAKVQVSDNVAINYVQSGSGDKSLLLMPGALGSAWTDFKPQIDMLPQLLPNHTIIAWDPPGYGKSRPPAREFGLDFFQKDASYAVDLMRALGRPKFSILGWSDGGITGIIVAGRFADCVEKLIIWGAGAYLNAEEEKALKAIRDVQKWSPRMREPMEKVYGVEEFRKLWAAWVDAAAAIYTDCKGDFCCAEVNQVKAPTFILHGKKDPMIAAEHIPYLRERIQGCKYYEFPEGKHNIHLRYAEEFNKLVAEFLLQKS; this comes from the exons ATGATCCAAGTACGATCCAGCCTCTACAGCCGAGTGCTGAGACCAATAATGAATCTTGCTACTTTACATCGCGAAAATCATACCGAAGCTAAAGTGCAGGTAAGTGATAACGTCGCTATCAATTATGTACAAAGCGGCAGTGGTGACAAAAGTCTGCTGCTAATGCCCGGCGCATTAGGGTCTGCGTGGACGGACTTTAAGCCCCAAATCGATATGCTGCCTCAACTTTTGCCTAACCATACAATCATCGCGTGGGACCCACCAGGCTATGGAAAGTCCCGACCACCCGCGCGAGAATTTGGTCTCGACTTCTTCCAAAAAGATGCAAGCTATGCTGTAGATCTAATGCGTGCTCTGGGTCGTCCTAAATTTTCAATACTAGGGTGGAGTGATGGTGGTATAACTGGTATTATTGTAGCAGGTCGCTTTGCCGATTGCGTCGAAAAATTGATAATTTGGGGTGCTGGCGCTTATTTGAATGCCGAAGAGGAGAAAGCGTTAAAAg CTATTCGTGATGTACAGAAGTGGTCACCTCGGATGCGAGAACCAATGGAAAAGGTCTATGGGGTGGAGGAATTTAGAAAATTGTGGGCTGCATGGGTTGATGCCGCAGCGGCAATATATACAGATTGCAAAGGTGATTTTTGTTGTGCTGAAGTGAATCAAGTGAAAGCGCCGACATTTATATTACACGGAAAGAAGGATCCAATGATTGCTGCTGAGCATATACCATACCTAAGAGAACGTATTCAAGGCTGCAA GTACTACGAATTTCCCGAAGGTAAACATAATATTCACCTGCGCTATGCTGAAGAATTCAACAAATTAGTGGCAGAGTTCTTGCTGCAAAAGTCTTAG